One Oryzomonas sagensis DNA segment encodes these proteins:
- a CDS encoding YezD family protein — translation MSSIRFGTVTLVVQDGRVIQVDKSEKIRLNKVGYVDGGGI, via the coding sequence CTGAGCTCGATCCGTTTCGGCACGGTGACCCTGGTGGTGCAGGACGGCCGGGTGATCCAGGTGGACAAGAGCGAGAAGATCCGGCTCAACAAGGTCGGGTATGTGGACGGCGGCGGGATTTAA